A genomic segment from Aegilops tauschii subsp. strangulata cultivar AL8/78 chromosome 1, Aet v6.0, whole genome shotgun sequence encodes:
- the LOC109734384 gene encoding SAGA-associated factor 11: protein MSSSNDAPVSPRSQLVLSCFEELLDFAVADVASECHRIARLGLDRSVDAEEEELRLWAARVAGDHPGAEDGATRAAGGGGGNKGAPDVFGQTHPAIAADVVDCMNCGRPVVAGRFAPHLEKCMGKGRKARAKTTRSSTAGRYRNSNGEEHSNHTFQES from the exons ATGTCGTCCTCCAACGACGCCCCCGTCAGCCCTCGCTCCCAG CTCGTGCTGAGCTGCTTCGAGGAGCTCCTCGACTTCGCGGTGGCGGACGTGGCGTCGGAGTGCCACCGCATCGCGCGCCTAGGCCTCGACCGCAGCGTCGAcgccgaggaggaggagctccgccTCTGGGCCGCGCGCGTCGCCGGCGACCACCCCGGCGCCGAGGACGGGGCCACCCGCGCGGCCGGGGGAGGAGGGGGGAACAAGGGCGCGCCCGACGTCTTCGGGCAGACGCACCCCGCCATCGCCGCCGACGTCGTCGACTGCATGAACTGCGGCCGCCCCGTCGTCGCCGGCCGCTTCGCCCCGCACCTCGAGAAGTGCATGGGCAAG GGCCGCAAAGCTCGCGCAAAGACCACGAGGAGCAGCACAGCTGGACGGTACAGAAACAGCAATG GGGAGGAGCATAGCAACCATACATTCCAGGAGTCCTGA
- the LOC109734383 gene encoding probable tocopherol cyclase, chloroplastic → MNVAGPATAFVPSARPAPRAPRPLWRPSARCNPSPRAATEPPAAAPVYAPTPRDRPLRTPHSGYHYDGTARAFFEGWYFKVSIPECRQSFCFMYSVENPFFRDGMTALDRTLYGPRFTGVGAQILGADDKYICQFSEKSNNFWGSRHELILGNTFIPNKGSTPPEREIPPQEFSNRVLEGYQVTPTWHQGFIRDDGRSKYVPNVQTARWEYSTRPVYGWGDVTSKQKSTAGWLAAFPFFEPHWQICMAGGLSTGWIEWDGERFEFENAPSYSEKNWGGGFPRKWYWIQCNAFSGISGEVALTAAGGLRKIGLGDTYESPSLIGVHHEGKFYEFVPWTGTVSWDIAPWGHWRMSGENKNHLVEIEATTKEPGTALRAPTMEAGLVPACKDTCYGDLKLQMWEKKYDGSKGKIILDTTSNMAAVEVGGGPWFNGWKGTTASPELVNNIVGTQIDVESLFPIPFLKPPGL, encoded by the exons ATGAACGTCGCCGGCCCCGCCACCGCTTTCGTGCCGAGCGCCAGGCCAGCGCCCCGCGCCCCGCGGCCGCTCTGGCGCCCCAGCGCCCGCTGCAACCCGAGCCCACGCGCCGCCACCgagccgccggcggcggcgcccgtCTACGCCCCCACTCCGCGGGATCGGCCTCTGCGGACGCCGCACAGCGG GTATCACTATGATGGAACCGCCAGGGCTTTCTTTGAAGGATGGTACTTCAAGGTGTCCATTCCAGAATGCAGGCAGAGCTTCTGTTTCATGTACTCTGTTGAGAACCCATTCTTTCGTGATGGGATGACTGCTCTCGACCGGACATTGTATGGTCCACGGTTTACCGGGGTGGGAGCGCAGATTCTTGGTGCGGATGACAAGTACATATGCCAGTTCTCTGAAAAATCAAACAACTTTTGGGGGA GTCGACATGAGCTAATTCTCGGAAACACTTTCATTCCCAATAAAGGCTCAACTCCCCCGGAGCGTGAAATCCCTCCTCAG GAATTTTCTAATCGCGTTTTGGAAGGCTACCAAGTCACACCAACTTGGCATCAGGGCTTCATACGTGATGACGGAAG GTCAAAGTATGTACCAAACGTCCAAACAGCTCGTTGGGAGTACAGCACCCGTCCAGTGTATGGCTGGGGTGATGTCACATCTAAGCAGAAGTCAACAGCTGGTTGGCTTGCTGCTTTTCCATTCTTTGAACCTCATTGGCAGATATGCATGGCTGGTGGCCTATCCACAG GATGGATAGAATGGGATGGAGAACGGTTTGAATTTGAAAATGCTCCCTCCTACTCAGAGAAGAACTGGGGTGGGGGGTTCCCCAGGAAGTGGTACTGG ATCCAGTGTAATGCCTTCTCAGGCATATCTGGTGAAGTTGCTTTAACTGCTGCTGGTGGATTAAGGAAAATTGGATTGGGAGATACCTACGAGAGTCCTTCACTG ATTGGCGTCCATCACGAGGGAAAATTTTACGAGTTTGTGCCTTGGACTGGGACAGTAAGCTGGGACATTGCTCCTTGGGGTCACTGGAGGATGTCTGGCGAGAACAAAAATCATCTG GTAGAAATAGAAGCAACCACCAAAGAACCGGGGACTGCTTTGCGAGCCCCAACAATGGAGGCTGGATTGGTACCAGCATGCAAAGACACCTGTTATGGAGATCTCAAGCTGCAAATGTGGGAAAAGAAATACGATGGGAGCAAAGGGAAG ATAATACTTGACACGACAAGCAACATGGCAGCGGTGGAAGTTGGGGGAGGTCCCTGGTTCAACGGGTGGAAAGGCACGACTGCTTCGCCTGAGCTTGTGAATAACATCGTTGGTACTCAGATCGACGTGGAGAGCCTGTTCCCAATTCCATTTCTCAAGCCCCCTGGTCTGTAG